The Acidobacteriota bacterium genome includes a window with the following:
- a CDS encoding response regulator: MCSVLLVDDEELIREVMMRWLESLGYEPREAASADEALQLMAEKPAAVALCDITMPGHDGLWLAERLRSLYPDSAVIMATGSQEVDAALNSLHVGVVDYLAKPFTRDQLRNAMRLGMDWHRNAIRSRQRVASLEMELRERLAPLAEYLGRMPVTSDAALNEMLESLGLDRTTFQHSRRVSLISVNLSLALGLRSPELSDIERAALLHDVGRLAMPKTILSKPSALTEEEYAVIRLQPKLVHEILRNCPFLEPASGTIRSTYERFDGTGYPWALKGEEIPIGARIVAVADAFDTMTHQRLHRDARALPEALFEIQHCRHTQFDPIVVDALLKVVSLHWQRGAPKVASGEYVDNPPGPSRTPQDCRIHAGDDHEHREHLAFAGVMQM, encoded by the coding sequence ATGTGTTCAGTGCTTCTCGTTGATGACGAGGAACTGATTCGAGAGGTGATGATGCGCTGGCTCGAAAGCCTGGGCTACGAGCCGAGAGAGGCCGCCAGCGCCGACGAGGCGCTTCAGCTGATGGCCGAGAAGCCCGCCGCCGTGGCGCTCTGCGACATCACGATGCCCGGCCACGATGGGCTCTGGCTGGCCGAGCGTCTGCGATCGCTCTATCCGGATTCGGCCGTCATCATGGCGACCGGCTCGCAGGAAGTCGACGCCGCACTCAACAGCCTCCATGTGGGGGTGGTCGATTACCTCGCCAAACCATTCACGCGCGACCAACTGCGCAACGCGATGCGGCTGGGCATGGATTGGCACCGGAATGCCATCCGCTCACGGCAGCGGGTCGCATCGCTGGAGATGGAGTTGAGAGAGCGGCTGGCGCCGCTCGCGGAGTACCTGGGCCGGATGCCGGTGACATCGGACGCGGCGCTCAACGAGATGCTGGAGTCGCTGGGCCTGGACCGCACCACGTTCCAGCACAGCCGGCGTGTGTCGCTGATCTCGGTCAATCTCTCCCTGGCGCTTGGCCTCCGAAGCCCGGAGCTGTCCGATATCGAGCGCGCTGCGCTGCTGCACGATGTCGGGAGACTGGCCATGCCCAAGACGATCTTGAGCAAGCCGTCCGCGCTGACCGAGGAAGAATACGCGGTGATCCGGCTGCAGCCGAAGCTGGTTCACGAGATTCTCCGGAACTGCCCGTTCCTCGAGCCGGCTTCCGGCACGATTCGATCGACGTATGAACGCTTCGATGGCACCGGCTATCCGTGGGCCCTCAAGGGTGAGGAGATTCCGATCGGTGCCCGCATCGTCGCGGTCGCCGATGCGTTCGATACGATGACGCATCAGCGGCTCCACCGCGACGCCCGCGCACTGCCAGAGGCGCTCTTCGAGATTCAACACTGTCGACACACGCAGTTCGACCCCATCGTCGTCGATGCGCTGCTGAAAGTGGTCAGCCTTCACTGGCAGCGAGGCGCGCCCAAGGTTGCAAGCGGAGAGTACGTCGACAACCCCCCGGGCCCGTCACGGACTCCGCAGGATTGCCGCATTCACGCAGGCGATGACCACGAGCATCGGGAACACCTCGCGTTCGCGGGCGTGATGCAGATGTAG
- a CDS encoding sigma-54 dependent transcriptional regulator — protein sequence MTPQNPVLLLVDDDPLVRQVVGRFGAEAGYDVVSCAGGTQALDQLQRRPAFALVDLRMPDVDGLQVLRAVRERVPTCEMVLMSGEATIEEAVEAVQLGAIDYLRKPLDFDRLRRLLVTVREEAARRRSLLAIESDVAHRLEFCGMLGRSSAMQQIFSLVRRLAPHVRHVLICGETGTGKELAARAFHRLGPRSQQRFVAVNCSAVVETLSESELFGHVRGAFTGATENRIGLFEMADKGTLFLDEIGELPLALQAKLLRVLETGEIQRVGAVERRRVDVNVIAATNRNLRTEIASGRFRTDLFYRLNVIEVTLPPLREHREDIPYLTAAFVREFATRLSKPLTGISTEAERTLFNAYWEGNVRELRNAVERACILAEGDLITERELVGVATPPVRAAVSVSVAASQSEVPVAAASAPPEQEQDQFGLKTVERDHIVRVLERSRGNKKAAAELLGISRRKLYRYLEEYHLHIPQKALQVDDTAPLQNTTRH from the coding sequence ATGACACCCCAAAATCCCGTATTGCTCCTGGTCGATGACGACCCGCTGGTGCGGCAGGTTGTCGGTCGATTCGGCGCCGAGGCGGGATATGACGTCGTTTCGTGCGCGGGAGGCACCCAGGCGCTCGACCAACTCCAGCGCCGGCCTGCCTTCGCGCTGGTCGATCTGCGGATGCCCGATGTCGATGGCCTCCAGGTGCTGCGGGCCGTCCGCGAACGGGTTCCCACCTGCGAGATGGTGCTGATGAGCGGCGAAGCGACCATCGAGGAAGCCGTGGAAGCCGTGCAACTGGGCGCCATCGACTACCTCCGCAAGCCTCTCGATTTCGACCGGCTCCGCCGGTTGCTCGTCACGGTGCGTGAGGAAGCCGCCCGCCGCAGGAGCCTGCTGGCCATTGAGAGCGATGTGGCCCACCGTCTCGAGTTCTGCGGCATGCTGGGTCGCAGTTCCGCGATGCAGCAGATCTTCAGCCTGGTTCGCCGGCTCGCGCCGCACGTGCGGCACGTGCTCATCTGCGGCGAGACCGGCACGGGCAAGGAACTGGCCGCGCGGGCCTTCCACCGCCTGGGACCGCGCAGCCAGCAGCGCTTCGTCGCGGTCAACTGCTCGGCGGTAGTCGAGACGCTGTCGGAAAGCGAGCTGTTCGGCCACGTCCGAGGCGCGTTCACTGGCGCCACCGAGAACCGGATCGGCCTGTTCGAGATGGCGGACAAAGGCACGCTGTTTCTCGACGAGATTGGCGAGCTCCCGCTTGCGCTTCAGGCGAAGCTCCTGCGCGTGCTCGAGACAGGCGAGATCCAGCGCGTCGGGGCGGTCGAACGCCGGCGGGTCGACGTCAACGTGATTGCCGCGACCAACCGCAACCTGCGCACCGAAATCGCGTCGGGCCGCTTCCGCACCGACCTGTTCTACCGGCTCAACGTCATCGAAGTGACGCTGCCGCCGCTGCGCGAGCATCGCGAGGACATTCCCTATCTGACCGCCGCGTTTGTGCGCGAATTTGCCACCAGGCTCAGCAAGCCACTGACCGGCATCAGCACCGAGGCCGAACGGACCTTGTTCAATGCTTACTGGGAAGGCAACGTCCGGGAGCTGCGCAATGCCGTCGAGCGTGCCTGCATTCTCGCCGAGGGTGATCTGATCACTGAACGCGAACTGGTCGGCGTTGCGACGCCGCCAGTGCGCGCCGCAGTATCGGTCTCGGTCGCCGCGTCCCAGTCTGAAGTGCCGGTCGCCGCGGCGTCGGCTCCGCCTGAACAGGAACAGGACCAGTTCGGACTCAAGACGGTCGAGCGCGACCATATCGTGCGCGTTCTCGAGCGCTCACGCGGCAATAAGAAGGCGGCCGCCGAACTGCTCGGCATCAGCCGGAGGAAGCTGTATCGCTATCTCGAGGAGTACCACCTGCACATTCCACAGAAGGCGCTCCAGGTCGACGACACCGCTCCGCTGCAGAACACGACGCGCCACTAA
- a CDS encoding nucleotidyltransferase domain-containing protein, translating to MKTALTKVDILEVLRRHRPNLERFSVKTIALFGSFAKDAQSDSSDLDFVVEFSKPTYDNFTSLEQFLVQLFGRRVDILTPVGVESIRVPRISEDIKWTLVHV from the coding sequence ATGAAGACAGCGTTGACGAAGGTAGACATCCTTGAGGTTTTGCGGCGTCATCGACCGAACCTGGAGCGCTTCAGCGTCAAGACCATCGCGCTGTTCGGCTCGTTCGCCAAGGACGCTCAGTCGGATTCCAGCGATCTGGACTTTGTCGTGGAATTCTCCAAGCCCACCTACGACAATTTCACGAGCCTTGAGCAATTCCTCGTGCAACTCTTCGGCAGAAGAGTCGACATCCTGACGCCAGTTGGCGTCGAGAGTATACGAGTGCCCCGGATCTCCGAAGACATCAAGTGGACGCTCGTGCATGTCTAA
- a CDS encoding peptidylprolyl isomerase, which produces MNSGVSAKFVTTEGTFTIQLFDEDAPLTVANFVGLAEGSKEWTDPRTGEKTNTPYYDGIVFHRVIAGFMIQGGDPLGRGTGGPGYTFKDEFSPKLKHSKPGILSMANSGPNTNGGQFFITLAPTSWLDGKHSVFGEVVEGMDVIEKIGKTKTRAGDRPATDIVITGVTIERVS; this is translated from the coding sequence TTGAATTCAGGCGTCTCGGCAAAGTTTGTCACCACCGAAGGCACGTTCACGATTCAGCTGTTTGATGAAGATGCGCCACTGACGGTCGCCAATTTCGTCGGGCTGGCCGAAGGCTCGAAGGAATGGACGGATCCGCGAACGGGCGAGAAGACGAACACACCCTACTACGATGGCATCGTTTTCCATCGCGTCATTGCCGGCTTCATGATCCAGGGCGGCGATCCACTGGGCCGGGGAACCGGCGGCCCCGGGTACACCTTCAAGGACGAGTTCAGCCCGAAGCTGAAACACAGCAAGCCGGGCATCCTGTCGATGGCCAACTCCGGCCCCAACACCAACGGCGGACAGTTCTTCATCACGCTGGCACCCACATCGTGGCTCGACGGCAAGCACTCGGTCTTCGGCGAGGTCGTGGAAGGCATGGACGTCATCGAGAAGATCGGCAAGACGAAGACCCGGGCCGGCGACCGTCCTGCCACCGACATCGTCATCACCGGCGTCACAATCGAACGGGTGTCATAG
- the glgB gene encoding 1,4-alpha-glucan branching protein GlgB, translating to MKTLLSDLDLHLFNEGTHHQIHEKLGAHAATFDGVQGLHFAVWAPNARGVRVVGDFNGWNGHAHAMQPVGSSGIWAVCVPGLCMGEKYKYEVCGVDGAVTLKADPYATRFEVPPRSATIAWDSSNFQWHDEEWMRQRALNGHLLDRPVSTYEVHLGSWRRTLDNQLLSYRDIADQLVVYVKEMGFTHVELMPVMEHPFTGSWGYQVTGFFAPTSRFGLPEDFKYLVDRCHEAGIGVILDWVPGHFPKDAYGLIRFDGTALYEHDDPRKGEHHEWGTLVFNYGRHEVRNFLLSSALFWLDQYHVDGLRVDAVASMLYLDYSREEGQWVPNRFGGRENLEAIDFLRQLNTLVHERHPGAVTIAEESTAWPAVSRPVYTGGLGFTFKWNMGWMHDMLVYMSRDPVHRKWAHNDITFSMLYAFTENFVLPFSHDEVVHGKRSMLAKMPGDQWQRFANLRTLYGYMFGHPGKKLLFMGGEFGQTREWNHDFSLDWDLSHYPPHRGLQRLVADLNRLYREEASLYELDVAPEGFSWIDCNDHDNSVVSFLRRARDPNNFTAFVLNFTPVPRHAYRVGVPTAGRYRELLNTDAAAYGGSNAGNAGLATTEEIPAHGYPHSLSLTIPPLACVVLKPEHV from the coding sequence ATGAAGACGCTGCTGTCAGATCTCGATCTCCACCTGTTCAACGAGGGCACGCACCACCAGATCCACGAAAAACTCGGTGCGCATGCCGCCACGTTTGACGGCGTGCAGGGGCTGCACTTCGCGGTGTGGGCGCCCAATGCCCGCGGCGTGCGGGTCGTCGGCGATTTCAACGGGTGGAACGGCCACGCGCATGCGATGCAGCCGGTCGGCAGTTCGGGTATCTGGGCGGTGTGTGTCCCCGGATTGTGCATGGGCGAGAAGTACAAATACGAGGTGTGCGGGGTTGATGGCGCCGTCACACTGAAGGCCGACCCGTACGCCACGCGGTTCGAAGTGCCGCCCCGATCGGCGACCATCGCGTGGGACTCGTCGAACTTCCAGTGGCACGACGAAGAGTGGATGCGCCAGCGGGCGCTTAACGGCCACCTGCTCGACCGACCAGTGTCCACCTACGAAGTCCACCTGGGATCCTGGCGTCGCACGCTCGACAACCAGTTGCTGTCCTACCGCGATATCGCCGACCAGTTGGTGGTCTACGTGAAAGAGATGGGCTTCACGCACGTCGAATTGATGCCCGTGATGGAGCATCCGTTCACCGGATCGTGGGGGTACCAGGTCACGGGGTTCTTCGCGCCCACCAGCCGGTTTGGGTTGCCGGAGGACTTCAAGTATCTGGTTGATCGGTGCCATGAGGCCGGGATTGGCGTCATCCTCGATTGGGTGCCCGGGCACTTCCCGAAGGACGCGTACGGCCTGATCCGGTTCGACGGCACGGCGCTCTACGAGCACGACGATCCGCGCAAAGGGGAACACCACGAGTGGGGCACACTCGTCTTCAACTACGGCCGCCACGAGGTGCGCAATTTCCTGCTGTCCAGTGCGCTCTTCTGGCTCGACCAGTATCACGTCGACGGCCTGCGCGTCGATGCCGTGGCCTCGATGCTCTACCTCGACTACTCGAGAGAGGAAGGGCAGTGGGTGCCCAACAGGTTCGGCGGGCGGGAGAACCTGGAGGCCATCGACTTTCTGCGGCAGCTGAACACGCTCGTGCACGAGCGGCATCCGGGGGCGGTGACCATCGCGGAAGAGTCCACTGCGTGGCCGGCGGTGAGCCGGCCGGTGTATACCGGCGGCCTCGGTTTCACCTTCAAGTGGAACATGGGGTGGATGCACGACATGCTGGTCTACATGTCGCGGGACCCCGTCCACCGCAAGTGGGCACACAACGACATCACGTTTTCGATGCTGTACGCCTTCACCGAGAATTTCGTGCTGCCGTTCTCCCACGACGAAGTCGTGCACGGCAAGCGGTCGATGCTGGCCAAGATGCCCGGCGACCAATGGCAGCGCTTCGCCAACCTCCGGACCCTCTACGGCTACATGTTCGGCCACCCAGGCAAGAAACTGCTGTTCATGGGCGGCGAGTTCGGACAGACGCGCGAGTGGAATCACGACTTCAGCCTGGATTGGGATCTCTCGCATTACCCCCCGCACCGCGGACTGCAGCGGCTCGTCGCCGACCTCAATCGCCTGTACCGCGAGGAGGCCTCGCTGTACGAACTGGATGTCGCGCCCGAGGGGTTCAGCTGGATCGACTGCAACGACCACGACAACTCGGTCGTGTCGTTTTTGAGACGGGCGAGGGACCCCAACAATTTCACGGCCTTTGTGCTGAATTTCACACCGGTCCCGCGTCATGCGTACCGGGTAGGTGTGCCGACGGCCGGCAGATACCGTGAGTTGCTGAATACCGATGCCGCCGCCTACGGCGGCTCCAATGCCGGCAATGCCGGACTCGCGACCACCGAAGAGATTCCCGCACACGGGTACCCGCACTCGCTCAGCCTGACGATTCCACCCCTTGCCTGCGTTGTGCTCAAGCCTGAGCACGTCTGA
- a CDS encoding response regulator, translating into MLETIQQTASVIVVDDTDVSAEVLRRLLLQDGYAVEVAHDGESGLEAVRRSTPDLVLLDVMMPGINGFEVCRRLKSDPATRLTPVVLVTTLDGRDDRIQGMDAGADDFLTKPVDGMELRARVRALLRLKRFTDELDSAEAVILSLARTVEARDPCTEGHCERLAGYAVRMGEAMGLREDELAALYRGGFLHDVGKIAIPDSVLMKPGPLLPDEYELVKRHTIVGDEICTDFRALRPVRPIVRHHHERQDGSGYPDGLAGNQIPLLAQIAGVVDVYDALTTSRPYKEALTPPDALALLRGEAFDGLHRMELVDLLAGLQRDGMLGAAVDTNEMSRRFLKGSAR; encoded by the coding sequence ATGCTTGAGACAATCCAGCAGACAGCAAGTGTCATCGTCGTCGACGACACGGACGTCAGCGCCGAGGTGCTCAGGCGCCTCCTGCTTCAGGACGGCTATGCCGTCGAGGTGGCACACGACGGCGAGAGCGGCCTTGAGGCCGTGCGCCGGTCGACGCCGGACCTGGTACTGCTCGACGTGATGATGCCCGGGATCAACGGCTTCGAGGTTTGCCGGCGGCTCAAGTCCGACCCGGCCACCCGCCTCACGCCGGTTGTCCTGGTGACCACGCTCGACGGCCGGGACGACCGGATACAGGGCATGGATGCCGGTGCCGACGATTTCCTGACGAAGCCGGTCGACGGCATGGAACTGCGGGCCAGGGTCCGCGCACTGCTTCGGCTCAAACGGTTCACCGATGAACTCGATTCGGCCGAAGCGGTCATTCTGAGCTTGGCGCGCACGGTTGAGGCGCGTGATCCTTGCACGGAAGGACATTGTGAGCGGCTGGCCGGGTACGCCGTCAGGATGGGCGAGGCGATGGGCCTGCGCGAAGACGAACTGGCGGCGTTGTACCGGGGCGGCTTCCTGCACGACGTCGGCAAGATTGCGATCCCCGACAGCGTCCTGATGAAACCAGGGCCGCTGCTGCCTGACGAGTACGAATTGGTCAAGCGCCATACGATCGTCGGTGACGAGATCTGCACCGACTTCAGGGCGCTGCGGCCGGTGCGCCCGATTGTCCGGCATCATCACGAACGGCAGGACGGGAGCGGGTATCCCGATGGTCTGGCCGGCAACCAGATACCGCTGCTGGCGCAGATTGCCGGTGTCGTGGATGTCTACGATGCGCTGACGACCTCGCGTCCGTACAAGGAGGCCCTCACTCCGCCCGACGCGCTCGCCCTGCTGAGAGGGGAAGCGTTCGACGGTCTCCATCGAATGGAACTGGTCGATCTGCTGGCCGGGCTGCAGCGAGACGGGATGCTCGGCGCCGCGGTCGACACAAATGAGATGAGCCGCCGCTTCCTGAAAGGATCTGCCCGATGA
- a CDS encoding transcriptional regulator produces the protein MKKRDLFGELMEGVSAMRAHREGRITLRSHQIERLSLPPIDEQVIRSTRERLHMSRPAFAYRIGVNPRTLERWEQGRSKPNDQAAALILLVRKYPDTLKRLQHLAVAV, from the coding sequence CTGAAGAAGCGCGATCTCTTTGGTGAATTGATGGAAGGCGTCTCGGCGATGCGCGCCCACCGTGAGGGCCGCATCACGCTGCGCTCGCACCAGATCGAGCGGTTGTCGCTGCCGCCGATCGACGAGCAGGTCATCCGAAGCACGCGCGAACGTCTGCACATGTCGCGTCCCGCGTTTGCGTACCGCATCGGCGTCAACCCGCGCACACTGGAGCGATGGGAACAGGGACGGAGCAAGCCGAACGATCAGGCTGCGGCGCTGATTCTGCTCGTGCGCAAGTACCCGGACACGCTCAAGCGCCTGCAGCACCTCGCCGTGGCGGTGTAA
- a CDS encoding DUF86 domain-containing protein, giving the protein MREAIVRLQRYTVEITYDQFLADSKTQDAVIRNIEILGEAAKRLPAALTSAHPEVEWKGIAGMRDKLVHDYFGVNMDILWDVLKTKLPALLKQIDDILRDIG; this is encoded by the coding sequence ATGCGCGAAGCGATCGTTCGCCTCCAGCGCTACACGGTAGAGATCACCTACGATCAGTTTCTCGCCGATTCCAAGACGCAAGACGCCGTCATCCGCAACATCGAGATCCTCGGGGAAGCAGCAAAACGTCTCCCGGCGGCGCTCACAAGTGCACATCCCGAGGTCGAATGGAAGGGTATCGCGGGCATGCGCGACAAGCTCGTGCACGACTACTTCGGCGTCAACATGGACATCCTGTGGGATGTGCTCAAGACGAAGCTGCCAGCACTGCTGAAGCAGATCGACGACATCCTTCGGGACATCGGTTAG
- a CDS encoding PhzF family phenazine biosynthesis protein, translated as MSQRYRYLHLDVFTNRLFGGNQLAVFTRADGLSTDVMQAIAGEMAFSETTFILPPERDDTDIRMRIFTPGKEMPMAGHPTIGSAFALALDGTIPAGRKRWVFGLNIGPTPVDIDWEGARPTFAWMTQPLPTFGTQVYDVGGVAEAIGLQPADIGAGHRRVQEVSCGVPFVFIPLATRAAVDRAAPNAAAINQLCARHHLAAEAVFIFSSEQAGDGATVYSRMFAPGLGVVEDPATGAASGPLGCYLLRHGVVPATQANAITSLQGARMGRPSWVHISIGASASGEISRVQVGGEAVLVGEGELAV; from the coding sequence ATGAGCCAACGCTACCGCTATCTTCATCTCGACGTATTCACCAATCGGTTGTTTGGCGGCAATCAACTCGCCGTCTTCACCCGGGCTGACGGATTGTCCACCGATGTGATGCAGGCCATCGCCGGCGAGATGGCGTTTTCGGAAACCACCTTCATCCTGCCGCCCGAACGGGACGACACCGACATCCGGATGCGCATCTTCACGCCGGGCAAGGAGATGCCGATGGCGGGCCACCCGACAATCGGGTCGGCCTTTGCCCTGGCGCTCGATGGGACGATTCCGGCCGGTCGGAAGCGCTGGGTCTTCGGCCTCAACATCGGACCGACCCCCGTCGATATCGACTGGGAGGGCGCGCGGCCGACCTTCGCATGGATGACGCAACCGCTGCCGACGTTCGGGACGCAGGTCTACGACGTGGGCGGCGTGGCCGAGGCAATCGGCCTCCAGCCGGCCGACATCGGTGCGGGCCATCGGCGGGTGCAGGAGGTGTCGTGCGGCGTGCCGTTCGTGTTCATCCCGCTGGCCACCCGGGCCGCCGTGGATCGTGCCGCGCCCAATGCCGCGGCGATCAATCAGTTGTGCGCGCGTCATCATCTGGCCGCCGAGGCCGTGTTCATCTTTTCGTCGGAGCAGGCTGGAGATGGCGCCACCGTCTACAGCCGGATGTTCGCGCCAGGCCTGGGCGTTGTCGAGGATCCGGCCACCGGCGCGGCCAGTGGTCCGCTCGGCTGCTACCTCCTCCGCCACGGCGTGGTCCCGGCCACGCAGGCCAATGCCATCACGAGCCTGCAGGGCGCCAGGATGGGCCGGCCGAGCTGGGTCCACATCTCCATTGGTGCGTCGGCCAGTGGCGAGATCAGCCGCGTGCAGGTCGGTGGGGAAGCCGTCCTGGTGGGCGAGGGCGAACTTGCGGTGTAG